The genome window TGGTGTACCTGTACGTGGAGAGAATGGGAATACGTGTAATTCAGAAAACTTATGATCACGAATAAAGTTATATGTTTCCATGAACTCTTCCTCAGTTTCTCCTGGGAAACCTACGATTACGTCAGAAGTGACAGCCAAGTCTGGTAAAGCTTCATGTAGTTTTGTTAAGCGTTCACCGAAGAACTCCATTGTATACTTACGACGCATACGTTTTAAAACTGTATCAGAGCCCGATTGGATTGGAATGTGTAAGTGGTTAACAACGATTTTTGATTCACGTAAAACTTCAATCACTTCATCTGTTAATTGACTTGCCTCAATTGAAGAAATACGAAGACGTTTTAAGCCTTTCACATTTGCCTCTAAATCACGTAGTAGCTGGGCTAAATTGTAATCTTTTAAGTCTTGTCCATAGCCACCTGTGTGAATACCAGTTAGAACAATTTCAAGATACCCGGCATCCACTAATTGTTGGGCTTGGTTCAATACTTCTTGAGGATCTCGAGAGCGCATTAACCCACGTGCCCACGGAATTATACAAAACGTACAGAAGTTATTACAACCTTCTTGTATTTTTAAAGATGCGCGTGTACGGTCTGTAAATGCAGGCACGTCTAATTCCTCATACACACGATTTTTCATAATGTTGCGTACAGCATTAATTGGTTGGCGTTCAGTAAGATATTGGTCTATGTAGCCAAGTAATTTTGTACGATCCTGTGTTCCAACAACAATGTCAACACCAGGAATCGCCATAATTTCTGCAGGAGAGGTTTGAGCGTAACATCCTGTAACACAAATAACAGCGTCTGGGTTTTGACGAATAGCTCGACGGATAACTTGACGTGATTTTTTATCCCCTGTATTTGTTACTGTACATGTATTAATGACATAGACGTCTGCTTGACGATCAAACTCCGTACGTTCATAGCCTTCTTCTTTAAATAACTGCCAAATTGCTTCTGTTTCATAATGATTTACTTTACAACCTAGAGTATGGAAACTCACGATTTTCGGTCGCTCGTTACTCATAATATATATCATCCTTTCAAGAGTACACTACAATAAATTAAATTATCAACGTGTCTTATAATAGCACAAATAAATGTAATGAGCCTAGTTTTTTAGCTAGGCTCATTTTACTGCGTATCTGATTAACAGCAACTAATCATAGTTGTTTGTTTTTCCTACTTTCCTAAATCATCAAAATACCCATTAAAGTTGTCGTATCAACTTAACATAAAGACAAACTTATAAAAGAACCAATGATTATAGATGCATTTCTTCTATTATATACAACAATTAAGACCACCCATCACGGAGTGATCTTTATCGTTAATTACAAAATTATTCCTATATAGGCTCTGTCAACAACATTTACTTTATTTTTTTATCCTCAGCATTATCTAATAACCTAATAACCTAATAACCTAATAACCTAATAACCTAATAACCATAGATTGTGCACTTTCTGCTTGTTCTATTGCCTTATTTGTTAGTTCCGATGATTCTTCCATTCCTTTTATCATTCTTTCAAAGGTCTCATATTGTAGCTTTTTATGATTGAGACTTAGATTTATAATAGTCAATCCTATAGCAATAATTGAAATAGCAGTTGCCAGTATATCAGAATTTATAAATTTAATGTTTAAAAAAGGGAACGTTAAAAGTGATAATATAGAAAAGGCTAGACTAATTCTTTTGAGGACTTTAAATATTTTTCCAAATGAATATACATCCAATAAATATTGAATAATATCAGAAAGTACAAAAAATATCCCCGACAATGAAATTGCAAGAACAAACATTGAATTTGTAGTAATTAAATCAAACATGCTTGATATTCCAATAATTATAAATGTTATACAAATCATAATAACTAGGAAATTTAACTCTGTTAATCTTTCAAAGGTATTTTCTGGTGTTTTGCGCATATTTAACCTCCAAAATAGTAATTTCATTTTAATTATGTATCTAAAAATAGCTTTAAGTCCTTTTATAAATTTTAGCATTTTTGTTGTCGAACTCATACATTCTAATATCCAATATATTTTTCAATCTCAATATATCTACCATTCCAGCCAATTCTCAATGTTTGACCTGCTATTTATTTGTGTACAATTATCACGTTCTTCTAACCAGTTATAAAACGGTATAGGACGTTCTCTATTCACTGTTTCTTCTACATATGATGGTTTATTCGATTGATTACTTAAACGCTCTACAGCCTTTCTATATGCTCCTACAAATACGGCTCTTAATGTACTAGCAATTGTTATGTACCGTTCGCAATATCACGGATAATGTTAGCTAAAATGTCTTTAGCGTTCACAAAATCACGAGTTTTGGAACAAATAATAATATGTTATTTCTTCAATTGAAATTTCAAATGGTCGAGCAATCATCCAATCTCTCACTTTTTTCATATCAGCATTCATATCTATCACCCCTACTTTGTTCCTGAATAATATTTATCTCTCCCGTTGTATAATCCCCATATTTAAACATAATAAAAAAGCACTCTCTCAAGAATGCTTTTATAAGCCAGAATATATTGTTGTATTGTAAAACTTTATATCTTTCTCAAAATATTGCTGATACCTGTTGAAATTAAACTTTCTTTAATCAGCTTGATTCTTACGATGAACCTCAGTAAGATCTTTTATATAAATTAATGAATAGTCATCTCTAATATCCACTTCAAAAAAGTAATGATTTTTAGTTACTATATCTTTAACTTCTATTTCAAACAACCCCATCCCTCTTCGGTAATTGTTTTCTTCAGATTTTAAATCTTCTCTACCAATGCCATAGTTAGTTTCAATATAGTTTTCCACATAGTTGTATACGATAGCGTTTCGAGATTTAGAATTAAAATAATTGTAATTAACAAAAATAACTACTATACAAAATAATAGATTAAAGATAATTATTTTTTTTTTCATTTCCCTCTCCTTCCGCCATATAAAGTATCAAGACTATATTTATTAATAATTACAATTTTTTAAACTATAAAAATTCGATTTTAGTGTCTTTACCT of Lysinibacillus agricola contains these proteins:
- a CDS encoding histidine kinase, with protein sequence MKKKIIIFNLLFCIVVIFVNYNYFNSKSRNAIVYNYVENYIETNYGIGREDLKSEENNYRRGMGLFEIEVKDIVTKNHYFFEVDIRDDYSLIYIKDLTEVHRKNQAD
- the mtaB gene encoding tRNA (N(6)-L-threonylcarbamoyladenosine(37)-C(2))-methylthiotransferase MtaB, whose product is MSNERPKIVSFHTLGCKVNHYETEAIWQLFKEEGYERTEFDRQADVYVINTCTVTNTGDKKSRQVIRRAIRQNPDAVICVTGCYAQTSPAEIMAIPGVDIVVGTQDRTKLLGYIDQYLTERQPINAVRNIMKNRVYEELDVPAFTDRTRASLKIQEGCNNFCTFCIIPWARGLMRSRDPQEVLNQAQQLVDAGYLEIVLTGIHTGGYGQDLKDYNLAQLLRDLEANVKGLKRLRISSIEASQLTDEVIEVLRESKIVVNHLHIPIQSGSDTVLKRMRRKYTMEFFGERLTKLHEALPDLAVTSDVIVGFPGETEEEFMETYNFIRDHKFSELHVFPFSPRTGTPAARMEDQIDENIKNERVHRLIALNDQLAKEYASRFENQVLEVIPEEFVHDGSDEAGLLTGYTDNYLKVVFEGPESLIGQLVKVKITQAGYPHSKGQFVRVLETVK